Proteins from a genomic interval of Lelliottia amnigena:
- the mtlD gene encoding mannitol-1-phosphate 5-dehydrogenase produces MKALHFGAGNIGRGFIGKLLADAGITLTFADVNQVVLDALNARHSYDVHVVGENEQVETVSGVNAVSSIGDDVVDLIASVDLVTTAVGPVVLERIAPAVAKGLAKRKAQGNNTPLNIIACENMVRGTTQLKGHVLAAVADEDKAWVEEHVGFVDSAVDRIVPPSESATNDPLEVTVETFSEWIVDKTQFKGALPAIPGMELTDNLMAFVERKLFTLNTGHAITAYLGKLAGHQTIRDAILDEKIRAVVKGAMDESGAVLIKRYGFDAEKHAAYIQKILGRFENPYLKDDVERVGRQPLRKLSAGDRLIKPLLGTLEYGLPHANLVKGIAAAMHYRSEQDPQAIELAELIDTKGPQEALAQLSGLEAKSDVVLEAVNAYNATK; encoded by the coding sequence ATGAAAGCATTACATTTTGGCGCAGGTAATATCGGTCGTGGCTTTATCGGCAAACTGCTGGCAGACGCAGGCATTACGCTGACATTCGCCGATGTGAATCAGGTGGTGCTCGATGCCCTGAATGCCCGTCATAGCTACGATGTTCACGTTGTCGGCGAAAACGAACAGGTTGAAACCGTCTCAGGCGTAAACGCTGTTAGCAGCATTGGCGACGATGTGGTTGACCTGATCGCCAGCGTTGATCTGGTGACCACCGCCGTCGGGCCGGTAGTGCTTGAGCGCATCGCCCCTGCCGTCGCAAAAGGCCTCGCAAAACGCAAAGCGCAAGGTAACAACACTCCGCTGAACATCATCGCCTGTGAAAACATGGTACGCGGTACCACCCAACTGAAAGGCCACGTTCTGGCCGCCGTGGCTGATGAAGATAAAGCCTGGGTTGAAGAGCACGTCGGTTTTGTGGATTCTGCCGTTGACCGCATCGTTCCCCCATCCGAATCTGCGACCAACGATCCGCTGGAAGTGACCGTTGAAACCTTCAGCGAGTGGATCGTCGATAAAACCCAGTTCAAAGGCGCGCTGCCGGCTATTCCTGGCATGGAATTGACGGATAACCTGATGGCCTTTGTCGAACGCAAACTCTTCACGCTGAACACCGGGCATGCTATAACCGCGTACCTCGGAAAATTGGCCGGTCATCAAACCATTCGTGATGCGATTCTCGATGAGAAAATCCGTGCTGTGGTAAAAGGTGCAATGGACGAGAGCGGCGCGGTTCTGATCAAACGCTACGGTTTTGATGCTGAGAAACACGCGGCATACATTCAGAAAATCCTCGGTCGTTTTGAAAACCCGTATCTGAAAGATGATGTTGAGCGCGTTGGCCGCCAGCCGCTGCGTAAACTCAGCGCGGGCGACCGTCTGATCAAACCTCTGCTGGGCACGCTGGAATACGGCTTGCCACACGCCAATTTAGTGAAAGGTATCGCCGCCGCGATGCATTATCGCAGTGAGCAAGATCCGCAGGCAATTGAGCTGGCAGAACTGATTGATACCAAAGGCCCGCAAGAAGCGCTGGCGCAGCTTTCTGGCCTTGAAGCGAAGAGTGACGTAGTGCTGGAGGCGGTTAACGCATACAACGCGACGAAATAA
- the mtlA gene encoding PTS system mannitol-specific transporter subunit IIC has translation MSSDFKIKVQSFGRFLSNMVMPNIGAFIAWGIITALFIPTGWLPSETLAKLVGPMITYLLPLLIGFTGGRLVGGDRGGVVGAITTMGVIVGADMPMFLGAMIAGPLGGWAIKKFDVWVDGKIKSGFEMLVNNFSAGIIGMILAILAFLGIGPAVEVLSKVLAAGVNFMVVHDMLPLASIFVEPAKILFLNNAINHGIFSPLGIQQSHELGKSIFFLIEANPGPGMGVLLAYMFFGRGSAKQSAGGAAIIHFLGGIHEIYFPYVLMNPRLILAVILGGMTGVFTLSVLGGGLVSPASPGSILAVLAMTPKGAYFANIAAICAAMAVSFVVSAILLKTSKVKEEDDIEAATRRMHDMKSESKGVATPLSAGDVSNDLSHVRKIIVACDAGMGSSAMGAGVLRKKVQDAGLTHISVTNSAINSLPGDVDLVITHRDLTERAMRQVPQAQHISLTNFLDSGLYSSLTERLVAAQRHTDNEVKVRDSLKDSFDANDSHLFKLGAENIFLGRTASHKEEAIRFAGEQLVKGGYVEPEYVDAMLEREKLTPTYLGESIAVPHGTVEAKDRVLKTGVVFCQYPDGVRFGEEEDDIARLVIGIAARNNEHIQVITSLTNALDDETVIERLSQTTSVEEVLALLNK, from the coding sequence ATGTCATCCGATTTCAAGATCAAAGTACAAAGCTTTGGTCGTTTCCTCAGCAACATGGTGATGCCAAATATCGGCGCGTTTATCGCGTGGGGTATCATCACCGCTTTGTTCATTCCAACAGGATGGTTGCCGAGCGAAACCCTGGCGAAGCTTGTTGGCCCAATGATTACCTATCTGCTGCCCCTGCTCATCGGTTTTACCGGTGGTCGTTTGGTCGGCGGTGATCGTGGTGGCGTAGTCGGTGCAATTACGACCATGGGCGTGATCGTCGGCGCGGATATGCCGATGTTCCTTGGTGCAATGATCGCTGGTCCGCTGGGCGGCTGGGCGATTAAGAAATTCGACGTTTGGGTTGATGGCAAAATCAAATCCGGCTTCGAAATGCTGGTGAACAACTTCTCCGCTGGCATCATCGGTATGATCCTGGCGATTCTGGCGTTCCTCGGCATTGGCCCAGCGGTTGAAGTGCTGTCAAAAGTGCTGGCTGCTGGCGTTAACTTCATGGTCGTTCACGACATGCTGCCGCTGGCGTCTATCTTTGTTGAACCGGCGAAAATCCTGTTCCTCAACAACGCAATTAACCACGGTATCTTCTCGCCGCTGGGTATTCAGCAGTCTCATGAACTCGGCAAGTCCATTTTCTTCCTGATTGAAGCAAACCCAGGTCCGGGTATGGGTGTTCTGCTGGCGTATATGTTCTTTGGTCGCGGCAGCGCGAAACAGTCTGCAGGCGGCGCGGCAATCATCCACTTCCTGGGTGGTATCCACGAAATTTACTTCCCATACGTGCTGATGAACCCACGTCTGATCCTGGCCGTTATCCTCGGCGGTATGACGGGTGTGTTCACTCTGAGCGTGTTGGGCGGCGGTCTGGTTTCTCCCGCGTCTCCAGGTTCTATCCTGGCGGTACTGGCGATGACGCCAAAAGGCGCTTACTTCGCAAACATCGCAGCGATTTGTGCTGCAATGGCGGTCTCCTTCGTAGTGTCTGCCATCTTGCTGAAAACCAGCAAAGTGAAAGAAGAAGACGATATCGAAGCAGCGACCCGTCGCATGCATGATATGAAGTCCGAATCCAAAGGCGTTGCAACGCCGCTGTCTGCTGGCGACGTGTCTAACGACCTGAGCCATGTGCGTAAAATCATCGTGGCTTGCGATGCGGGTATGGGTTCCAGCGCCATGGGTGCCGGTGTGCTGCGCAAAAAAGTCCAGGATGCGGGTCTGACCCACATCTCCGTGACCAACAGCGCCATTAACAGCCTGCCGGGGGACGTTGACCTGGTCATCACGCACCGCGATCTGACTGAACGCGCTATGCGTCAGGTTCCGCAGGCACAGCATATTTCGCTGACCAACTTCCTGGATAGCGGTCTGTACTCCAGCCTGACCGAACGTCTGGTTGCCGCGCAGCGCCACACCGACAACGAAGTGAAAGTTCGTGATAGCCTGAAAGACAGTTTTGATGCGAACGACAGCCACCTGTTTAAACTGGGTGCGGAGAACATCTTCCTGGGCCGCACGGCGAGCCACAAAGAAGAAGCGATTCGCTTTGCCGGTGAGCAACTGGTAAAAGGCGGCTACGTTGAGCCAGAATACGTTGATGCCATGCTGGAACGTGAAAAGCTGACCCCAACCTATCTGGGCGAATCCATTGCGGTTCCGCACGGTACGGTTGAAGCGAAAGACCGCGTATTGAAAACCGGCGTGGTGTTCTGTCAGTATCCTGATGGCGTGCGCTTTGGCGAAGAAGAAGACGATATCGCCCGTCTGGTGATTGGGATCGCCGCTCGCAACAACGAGCACATCCAGGTGATTACCAGCCTGACAAACGCGCTGGATGATGAAACCGTTATCGAGCGTCTGTCACAGACCACCAGCGTTGAAGAAGTGCTGGCTCTGCTGAACAAATAA
- the yibI gene encoding protein YibI: MFLNYFALGALIFVFLVIFYGVIAIHDIPYLMAKKRNHPHADAIHTAGWVSLFTLHIIWPFLWIWATLYQPERGWGMQNHTVPGPQQPDIDALSKRIAALEQQLAAAPTPADKTPADKNMAEG; encoded by the coding sequence ATGTTTTTAAACTATTTTGCGCTGGGTGCTTTGATTTTCGTTTTCCTTGTTATTTTCTATGGAGTCATTGCCATCCACGACATCCCTTATTTAATGGCAAAAAAGCGTAATCATCCCCACGCTGATGCAATCCATACGGCGGGCTGGGTCAGTCTGTTTACACTCCACATTATCTGGCCGTTCCTGTGGATTTGGGCCACATTGTACCAGCCTGAGCGCGGATGGGGTATGCAAAACCACACGGTGCCAGGCCCGCAGCAACCGGATATTGATGCCCTGTCAAAACGCATTGCCGCACTGGAACAGCAGCTTGCTGCCGCGCCAACTCCCGCTGATAAAACGCCTGCAGATAAAAATATGGCGGAGGGCTAA
- the yibH_1 gene encoding secretion protein HlyD family protein, whose product MDLLIILTYVAFAWAIFKIFRIPVNQWTLSTAALGGVFIVAGLILLMNYNHPYTFTAQKAVISIPITPQVTGIVSEVTDKNNQLIKKGDVLFKLDPVRYQARVDRLKADLVTATHNIDVLKAQLSEAEANTTRVSAERDRLYKDFQRYLKGSQAKVNPFSESDIDNARQNYLAQDAMVKASIADQAQIKSQLDSMVNGEQSQIVSLRAQLTEANYNLEQTVVRAPSNGYVTQVLIRPGTYAAALPLRPVMVFIPEQKRLIVAQFRQNSLLRLKPGDEAEVVFNALPGQVFSGKLTSILPVVPGGSYQAQGALQSLTVTPGMDGVIGTIELEPNADVEALPDGIYAQVAVYSDHFSHVSVMRKVLLRMTSWMHYLYPRSLRFCLFSLPDPYLPFWEHQGSGNETHRQLHQPIRA is encoded by the coding sequence ATGGACCTGCTCATTATTTTGACTTACGTGGCGTTTGCGTGGGCAATATTTAAAATCTTTCGCATACCGGTTAATCAATGGACGCTGTCTACTGCCGCATTAGGCGGGGTATTTATTGTCGCGGGTTTGATTTTATTAATGAACTACAACCATCCGTATACGTTCACGGCACAGAAAGCGGTAATTTCTATTCCGATTACCCCGCAGGTCACTGGGATAGTAAGTGAAGTGACGGATAAAAATAATCAGCTCATTAAAAAAGGCGATGTGTTATTTAAACTAGATCCGGTGCGCTATCAGGCCAGAGTCGACAGACTTAAAGCGGATTTGGTGACGGCGACACACAATATTGATGTCCTTAAAGCGCAGCTTTCTGAAGCCGAAGCCAATACGACACGCGTGTCAGCCGAACGCGACAGGCTTTATAAAGATTTCCAGCGCTATCTGAAGGGCAGCCAGGCGAAGGTCAATCCCTTCTCAGAAAGCGACATTGATAACGCGCGGCAAAACTATCTGGCGCAGGATGCGATGGTCAAAGCGTCCATTGCGGATCAAGCGCAAATCAAAAGTCAGTTAGACAGCATGGTTAACGGCGAACAATCGCAAATTGTCTCGCTACGCGCTCAGCTGACGGAAGCCAACTACAACCTCGAACAAACCGTGGTGCGCGCGCCCAGCAACGGCTATGTCACTCAGGTGCTGATCCGTCCGGGGACGTATGCTGCCGCGCTGCCGTTACGTCCGGTGATGGTGTTTATTCCAGAGCAGAAACGTCTCATCGTGGCGCAGTTCCGCCAGAACTCGTTACTGCGCTTGAAACCGGGTGACGAAGCCGAAGTGGTATTCAACGCGCTGCCGGGCCAGGTTTTCAGCGGTAAGCTCACCAGCATTTTGCCGGTTGTACCGGGTGGCTCTTATCAGGCTCAAGGTGCGCTGCAATCTTTAACGGTGACTCCAGGTATGGATGGGGTTATAGGCACGATTGAGCTTGAGCCAAATGCGGATGTCGAAGCACTGCCGGACGGCATCTATGCGCAAGTGGCCGTCTATTCCGACCATTTCTCCCACGTCTCGGTGATGCGAAAAGTGCTGCTGCGCATGACCAGCTGGATGCATTACCTCTACCCTCGATCATTAAGATTCTGCCTTTTTTCGTTGCCTGATCCATACTTACCCTTTTGGGAGCATCAAGGATCAGGCAATGAAACTCATCGGCAGCTACACCAGCCCATTCGTGCGTAA
- a CDS encoding glutathione S-transferase, giving the protein MKLIGSYTSPFVRKISVLLLEKGITFEFVNEQPYNAENGVAQYNPLGKVPALVTDDGEYWFDSPIIAEYIELLGIAPAMVPREPKAALAVRQIEALADGIMDAALASVREQARPAAQQSETELLRQREKISRSLDWCEQLLHDGRIKTDTLNLATIAIACAVGYLNFRHVSPGWCVERPLLVKLAETLFQRESFARTEPPKA; this is encoded by the coding sequence ATGAAACTCATCGGCAGCTACACCAGCCCATTCGTGCGTAAAATTTCGGTTCTCCTGTTGGAAAAGGGCATCACGTTCGAGTTTGTGAATGAACAGCCTTACAACGCAGAGAATGGCGTGGCGCAGTATAACCCGTTGGGTAAAGTCCCGGCGCTGGTCACCGATGATGGCGAATACTGGTTTGACTCACCGATTATTGCGGAATATATCGAACTGCTCGGCATTGCGCCTGCGATGGTGCCGCGAGAACCGAAAGCCGCGCTTGCCGTGAGGCAAATCGAAGCGCTGGCGGATGGCATTATGGATGCGGCGCTGGCGTCCGTGCGCGAGCAAGCCCGCCCTGCGGCGCAGCAATCCGAAACTGAGCTGTTGCGTCAGCGGGAAAAAATCAGCCGCAGTCTTGACTGGTGCGAACAGCTGCTGCATGACGGCCGTATTAAAACTGATACGCTGAATTTGGCCACGATTGCCATTGCCTGCGCGGTGGGTTATCTCAATTTCCGCCATGTTTCGCCTGGCTGGTGCGTAGAACGTCCGCTGCTGGTCAAACTCGCTGAAACGCTCTTCCAGCGCGAAAGTTTTGCGCGTACGGAACCGCCGAAGGCTTGA
- the selA_1 gene encoding selenocysteine synthase, protein MTLEYDLDGAGRGHRDRALADLLCQITGAEDACVVNNNAAAVLLMLAATASGKEVVVSRGELVEIGGAFRIPDVMRQAGCTLHEVGTTNRTHAKDYRAAVNENTALLMKVHTSNYQIDGFTKTVEEAELAEIGRELNVPVIADLGQRFRWWISVCTACRKSRCRRR, encoded by the coding sequence GTGACGCTGGAATACGATCTGGATGGCGCAGGCCGTGGTCATCGCGACCGGGCGTTGGCGGATCTGCTGTGCCAGATTACGGGCGCGGAAGATGCCTGCGTCGTGAATAACAACGCGGCGGCAGTGCTGCTGATGCTGGCGGCGACCGCAAGCGGAAAAGAGGTTGTGGTGTCGCGCGGTGAGCTAGTGGAGATTGGCGGGGCGTTTCGCATTCCGGATGTGATGCGCCAGGCTGGTTGCACCCTGCATGAAGTGGGGACGACAAACCGGACGCATGCGAAAGACTATCGCGCTGCGGTAAATGAAAACACCGCGCTGTTGATGAAAGTCCACACCAGTAATTATCAGATTGACGGCTTTACCAAAACCGTTGAAGAGGCGGAACTGGCAGAGATCGGCCGCGAGCTGAACGTGCCGGTGATTGCCGATCTGGGGCAGCGGTTTCGCTGGTGGATCTCAGTCTGTACGGCTTGCCGAAAGAGCCGATGCCGCAGGAGATGA
- the selA_2 gene encoding selenocysteine synthase: protein MDLSLYGLPKEPMPQEMIAAGVSLVSFSGDKLLGGPQAGIIVGKRELIEKLQQHPLKRALRADKMTLAALEATLQLYLHPEKLAERLPTLRLLSRDAASIRAQAELLRAKIAAHFVAFDVHVESCRSQIGSGSLPVDRLPSAALTFTPRDGRGSQLEALSSRWRALSTPIIGRIYDGRLWLDLRCLEDEEQFLEMLLK, encoded by the coding sequence GTGGATCTCAGTCTGTACGGCTTGCCGAAAGAGCCGATGCCGCAGGAGATGATCGCCGCAGGCGTCAGCCTGGTCAGTTTTTCTGGCGATAAGCTGCTGGGCGGTCCGCAGGCGGGCATTATCGTTGGCAAACGCGAGCTAATTGAAAAGCTACAGCAGCATCCGCTAAAGCGCGCGCTTCGCGCCGATAAAATGACGCTGGCGGCGCTTGAAGCCACGCTGCAACTGTATCTCCATCCAGAAAAACTGGCGGAACGGTTACCCACGTTGCGATTGCTGTCGCGTGATGCGGCGTCTATTCGTGCTCAGGCCGAGTTATTGCGCGCAAAAATCGCTGCGCATTTTGTGGCGTTTGATGTGCATGTCGAATCCTGTCGGTCGCAGATTGGCAGCGGATCGTTACCGGTTGATCGCCTGCCGAGTGCGGCGCTGACGTTTACGCCTCGCGACGGGCGCGGTAGCCAGCTCGAAGCGCTGTCATCTCGCTGGCGGGCCTTGTCTACGCCGATTATTGGCCGCATCTATGATGGGCGGCTGTGGCTGGATCTGCGCTGCCTTGAAGATGAAGAACAGTTTCTGGAGATGTTGCTGAAATGA
- the selB gene encoding selenocysteinyl-tRNA-specific translation factor — translation MIIATAGHVDHGKTTLLQAITGVNADRLPEEKKRGMTIDLGYAYWPQPDGRVLGFIDVPGHEKFLSNMLAGVGGIDHALLVVACDDGVMAQTCEHLTILHLTGNPQLTVALTKADRVDESRIDEVRQQLQAILQEYGFANAPIFVTVATEGRGIDELRAHLQQLSSREQTRDHRFRLAIDRAFTVKGAGLVVTGTALSGEVKVGDSLWLTGVNKPMRVRGLHAQNQPSEQAHAGQRIALNIAGDAEKEQLNRGDWLLSDAPPEPSERVIVSLQTPVPLTQWQPLHIHHAASHVTGRVSLLENDLAELVFDTPLWLADNDRLVLRDISARTTLAGARVVTLNPPRRGKRKAEYLQWLTALALTENDSAALSVHLERGAVNLADFAWARQLSDDGLHRLSQQPDFIQAGNNLLNATVAARWQRKVLTTLATYHEQHQDEPGPGRERLRRMALPMEDDALVLLLIEKMRESGVIQSHHGWLHLPDHKAGFTPAQDAIWQKAAPLFGDEPWWVRDLAQKTGTDEQLMRQVLRHSAQQGLITAIVKDRYYRNDRIVTFANLIRELDQEKGSTCAADFRDRLNVGRKLAIQILEYFNRIGFTRRRGNDHLLRDSLLFPEITSFHNTN, via the coding sequence ATGATTATTGCCACTGCCGGTCATGTTGACCACGGGAAAACCACGCTGCTGCAGGCCATCACGGGTGTGAATGCCGATCGCTTGCCCGAAGAGAAAAAACGCGGCATGACCATCGATCTGGGATATGCCTACTGGCCGCAACCTGATGGCCGGGTGCTGGGTTTTATCGATGTCCCTGGGCACGAGAAATTTCTCTCGAATATGCTGGCAGGCGTTGGCGGAATCGACCATGCACTGCTGGTGGTGGCCTGTGATGACGGCGTGATGGCGCAAACGTGCGAACATCTGACCATATTGCACTTGACCGGAAATCCGCAGCTCACGGTTGCGCTGACGAAAGCGGATCGCGTCGATGAGAGCCGTATTGATGAAGTACGCCAACAGCTTCAGGCGATATTACAGGAATACGGTTTTGCCAATGCGCCCATTTTTGTCACGGTCGCTACAGAAGGGCGGGGAATCGACGAACTTCGTGCACATCTTCAGCAGCTTTCCTCGCGTGAGCAAACCCGCGATCATCGCTTCCGTTTAGCGATTGACCGCGCCTTTACCGTGAAAGGGGCTGGACTGGTCGTCACCGGTACGGCGCTGAGCGGTGAAGTGAAAGTGGGGGACAGCCTGTGGCTGACGGGCGTCAACAAACCGATGCGTGTTCGGGGTCTACACGCGCAGAATCAGCCATCTGAACAGGCACATGCCGGGCAGCGTATCGCGCTGAACATTGCGGGCGATGCCGAAAAAGAACAGCTCAACCGCGGCGACTGGCTGCTGTCAGACGCCCCACCGGAACCGTCCGAGCGCGTGATTGTTTCTCTGCAAACTCCTGTGCCGCTGACGCAGTGGCAGCCGCTGCACATCCACCATGCCGCCAGCCACGTTACGGGCCGCGTTTCTCTGCTGGAAAACGATCTGGCAGAGCTGGTATTCGATACGCCGCTTTGGCTTGCTGATAATGACCGACTGGTACTGCGCGATATCTCCGCGCGGACCACGCTGGCGGGGGCACGCGTGGTGACGTTAAACCCACCGCGTCGCGGCAAACGTAAAGCTGAATATCTGCAATGGCTGACGGCGCTCGCGCTGACAGAGAATGATAGCGCTGCGCTGTCGGTTCATCTTGAGCGTGGTGCGGTAAATCTTGCTGATTTTGCCTGGGCGCGCCAGCTGAGTGACGACGGGCTGCACCGATTGTCGCAGCAGCCCGATTTTATTCAGGCGGGTAATAATTTACTGAATGCGACGGTCGCCGCGCGCTGGCAGCGTAAAGTGCTGACAACGCTTGCGACTTATCACGAACAGCATCAGGACGAGCCAGGGCCTGGGCGCGAACGGCTGCGCCGTATGGCTCTGCCGATGGAAGATGACGCGCTGGTTCTGCTGTTGATTGAAAAGATGCGTGAAAGCGGCGTCATTCAAAGCCACCACGGTTGGCTGCATCTGCCGGACCACAAAGCGGGCTTTACGCCTGCACAAGACGCGATATGGCAAAAAGCGGCGCCGTTATTTGGTGATGAACCCTGGTGGGTGCGCGATCTGGCCCAGAAAACGGGGACAGACGAGCAGCTAATGCGCCAGGTATTGCGCCATTCAGCGCAGCAGGGTCTGATTACCGCGATCGTGAAAGATCGCTACTACCGCAACGATCGGATCGTGACGTTTGCCAATTTGATTCGCGAGTTGGATCAGGAAAAGGGATCGACCTGTGCGGCTGACTTCCGCGATCGGCTTAATGTCGGGCGTAAGCTGGCGATTCAAATTCTGGAATATTTTAACCGGATTGGTTTTACGCGTCGTCGTGGTAATGATCATCTATTACGGGATTCGTTATTATTTCCTGAGATAACATCATTCCATAATACAAATTAA
- the adhB_1 gene encoding alcohol dehydrogenase: protein MAASVFYIPSVNIIGSDSLVSAMDTMRDYGWRRALIVTDAVLNKMGMVADIQNALQERDIVSVVFDGTHPNPTTANVAAGLKILKENSCDCVISLGGGSPHDCAKGIALVAANGGDIRDYEGVDRSAKPQLPMIAINTTAGTASEMTRFCIITDEVRHIKMAIVDKHVTPVLSVNDSSLMVGMPKSLTAATGMDALTHAIEAYVSTAATPITDACALKAMTMIAENLAHAVEDGSSAAAREAMAYAQFLAGMAFNNASLGYVHAMAHQLGGFYDLPHGVCNAILLPHVQTFNCKVAASRLRDCAQAMGVDVSQMTAEQGAQACIAEIRSLARQVNIPAGLRDLNVKEADFPILATNALKDACGFTNPVQATHDEIMTIYRAAM from the coding sequence ATGGCAGCATCCGTATTTTATATTCCTTCGGTGAATATTATAGGCTCTGATTCATTAGTTAGCGCAATGGATACTATGCGCGATTACGGCTGGCGTCGCGCCCTGATTGTGACTGACGCGGTTTTAAACAAAATGGGGATGGTTGCCGATATTCAAAACGCGCTTCAGGAACGCGATATTGTTAGCGTTGTATTTGATGGCACGCACCCTAATCCAACCACTGCTAATGTCGCTGCAGGGCTGAAAATATTAAAAGAAAATAGCTGTGATTGCGTTATTTCGCTCGGCGGTGGTTCTCCACATGATTGCGCGAAAGGCATTGCGCTGGTCGCGGCAAACGGTGGGGATATTCGTGACTATGAGGGCGTCGATCGCTCGGCAAAACCGCAGTTACCCATGATTGCGATTAATACCACTGCGGGTACAGCATCCGAAATGACCCGTTTCTGCATCATTACCGATGAAGTGCGTCATATTAAAATGGCCATTGTCGATAAACATGTCACGCCTGTTTTGTCCGTGAATGACTCTTCGCTGATGGTTGGCATGCCGAAATCCCTGACGGCCGCAACCGGCATGGATGCGTTGACCCACGCGATAGAAGCTTATGTTTCCACGGCAGCCACGCCAATTACCGACGCTTGCGCATTAAAAGCAATGACGATGATCGCCGAGAACCTGGCGCACGCGGTAGAAGACGGCAGCAGCGCTGCCGCCCGTGAAGCAATGGCCTACGCGCAATTCCTCGCGGGTATGGCATTTAACAATGCGTCTCTCGGGTATGTGCATGCAATGGCGCATCAGCTGGGCGGTTTTTACGATCTGCCGCACGGCGTGTGCAATGCGATACTGTTGCCACACGTGCAGACGTTTAACTGTAAAGTGGCGGCCTCGCGCCTGCGTGATTGCGCCCAGGCGATGGGTGTTGATGTCAGTCAAATGACAGCAGAACAGGGCGCACAGGCGTGTATCGCAGAGATTCGCTCTCTGGCGCGTCAGGTGAATATCCCGGCGGGACTGCGTGACCTCAACGTGAAGGAAGCGGACTTCCCGATTCTGGCGACCAACGCGCTAAAAGACGCCTGTGGATTTACTAATCCAGTCCAGGCCACGCATGATGAAATTATGACGATTTATCGTGCGGCGATGTAA